The Alistipes finegoldii DSM 17242 DNA segment TCCGACGCCAGCTCGCGCGCTTCGGCTTCGAACTTCACGCCCGCGTCGCGCAGGCGGCGGATGATGGCGAGGTTCTTCTCGTCGGCGAAGTATTCGATGATCGCGTCGGCGATGCGTCCGCCCACTTCGTCGGCTTCGGTCAGCTCCTCGCGCGTGGCTTTCATCACCGCGTCGAGCGACCGGAAGTGTTCCGCGAGGTATTTGGCCGTGGTTTCGCCCACGAAGCGGATTCCCAGCCCGAACAGCACGCGCCTGAAAGGCACTTCGACCGATCCCCGGATACTCCGGATGATGTTGTCGGCCGACTTCTCGCCCAGCCGCGGCAGGCACGCCAGCTGCGGAGCCTGCAGGTCGTACAGGTCGGCCACGTCGCGCACCAGCCCGTTTTCGTAAAGCAGTTCGACGGTCTCTTCGCCCAGCCCCTCGATGTCCATCGCCTTGCGGCGGATGAAGTGGATGATGCGTCCGATGATCTGCGGACGGCATCCGCCCTGATTGGGACAGTAGTGCTTCGCCTCGCCTTCGTATTTCACCAGCGGCGTGCCGCATTCGGGACATACCGTGATGTACTCGAACGGCCTGCTGTCTGCCGGCCGCTGCGAAAGTTCCACGCCCGTGATCTTGGGAATGATTTCGCCGCCTTTCTCGACGTATACCATGTCGCCCGGACGTATGTCCAGCAGCGCCATCTGTTCGGCGTTGTGCAGCGTCGCCCGGCGTACCGTCGTGCCGGCCAGCAGCACCGGTTCGAGGTTGGCCACGGGCGTTATGGCTCCCGTGCGTCCCACCTGAAAGGCCACGCTGTCCAACCGCGTCAAAGCCTGCTCGGCCTTGAACTTGTAGGCCACGGCCCATTTCGGGGCCTTGGCCGTGAATCCCAGCTGCCGCCGCACGCCGAAGTCGTTTACCTTGATTACCACGCCGTCGGTGGGGAAGGGGAGTTCCCTGCGCGCTTCGTCCCAATGGGCGATGTAGGCGTCTATCTCCTCCGCACTGCGGCATATGCGCATCTGGTCCGAAATCTTGAATCCCCATTCGCGTGCCTTCTGCAAACTCTCCCAATGGTTCGTGAAGGGCAGGTCGTCGCCCGCCAGCTGGTAGAGCGTGCAGTCCAGACCGCGCCGCGCGACCACCGCCGAAGCCTGCTGCTTGAGCGTTCCGGCCGCGGCGTTGCGCGGATTGGCGAAAAGCGTCTCCCCGGCCGCCTCGCGTTCGGCGTTGATTTTGTCGAACGAGGCGTAGGGCATCAGTATCTCGCCGCGTATTTCGAAATAGTCGGGCCAGTCGTCGCCCCTGAGCCTGAGGGGCACTGTCCGCACCGTGCGGACGTTGGCCGTCACGTCGTCGCCCTGCGTGCCGTCGCCGCGCGTCACGGCGCGCAGCAGCCGGCCATGTTCGTAGGTGAGCGATATGGCCGTGCCGTCGAACTTCAGCTCGCAGACGAATTCCGTGGGGCCCGTCTCCTTCTCGATCCGCTCGATGAACTCGTGCAGCTCGTCCGGCGAATAGGTGTTGCCGAGCGAAAGCATCGGAAACCGGTGCTTCACGCTTCGGAACTCCGCGGTGATGTCGCTTCCGACGCGTACCGAAGGTGAGTTGGGGTCGGCCATTTCGGGATGCGCGCGCTCCAGATCCTGCAGTTCGCGCATCATGGTGTCGAATTCGAAGTCGGAGATTTCGGGGGCGTTTTCGACGTAATATCTGAAGTTATGGTACTCAAGCTGCCGCCGCAGCTCTTCGATTCTCTCGCGTATCATAATATAATTATAACCTGCGTAAAGGTACGTATTTTGTTCGTAACTACCTGCAAATTCAAAAAAAATGCAAAAAAAAATTGAGTATGTGGTGCGATATGTAAATTTTGCTTATAATTGCAGAAAATTTCCAAGCATTATTATGGCTAAACAGAATACGACGAAGAAACATATCGTAACGAGCTTCCATAATCTGGCCCCCGAACTGCAGGAGGCCGTCAAGCAGAAATACCCGCTGGGGTTCACCGAAGCGATGATGCGCGTGGACAAGCCCAACGGAGATTTTTTCTATGCCGTACCTTTCGATACGGACGAAATCGCCTACATGGTTAAGATCGACGTCAAGATCGACGACAATGCGCAGGAGGACGACGACAAGGACTACTACGACGACGAGATCAAGGGTGCCGACGAGATTCAGGACGACGGCAATTCCGACGGCGGCGACGACTCCGACGACGACGTAAACATCTGAGGCCTATGACCCGCTTCGTTCCTCTCCTCGCGTTTGCGCTTCTTGCGGCCTGCGGCCTTGCGGACGACGAACGCGACGACAAGAACAAGCGCGTATACATCACTTTTGCAGATCCCGCATTCGAGGCTTACTGCCTTGAGCATTTCGACATCGACCACGACGGACGCATTTCGCGCTACGAAGCGCAGCGCGTCCTGAAAATGGACTGCCCTGACCGCGGCATCGCGCATATGTGGGAGATCGGCGAATTCTCGCGGCTCGAACGGCTCGACTGCAGCGGCAACGACCTCACGCAGCTCGATTTGCGCAAGTGTACGCTGTTGCAGACGCTCGATTGTAGCCGTAACCGCATCGCTTCGCTCGATCTGGACGGCCTGCGCGCTCTTCTGGAGCTGAACTGCGCGGACAATGCGCTCACGCTGCTGGACCTCAAATCCGCCGGAGCGCTCCGTCTGCTCGACTGCAGCGGCAACCGGCTCGTGACGCTCGACCTGCGGCCCTGCTCGGACCGGCTTAAGGCCGACGCGGGCGGCAATCCTCCGCTCACGACCGTCTACTGCCGCGCATCGCAGAGCGTCAGCGCCGACGGACATACCGAAATAATCGTCCGCTGATTCCGTATCGTCTTTTTGGTTGATCCGCTCCCGTCCGATCTGCTCCCGGTTTCCGCTCCCGTCCGGTTTCTCCGGGGCGGATTGTCGTTTTTTCTTCGCCTGCGGCATGATTCAGTCCGGCGTTTTGCGAATCTTCCGAATGGCGATGCGGGGTCTCTGCAGTCCGTCCGCTCTGCTTGCCTTTCCGTCCGCTCTGCTTGCCTTTCCGTCCGCTCTGCTTGCCTTTCCGTCCGCTCCGTCCGCCCATCCGTCCGCCCATCCGTCTGCCCATCCGTCCGCCCATCCGTCCGCTTCGCCCGTTTTGGCCGTTTCGTCTTTCCGTCTGTTTGGTTCGTCTCTCCGCCCGTCCGCCCGTCCGCCCATTCGCCCTGTCCCCGTCTGTTCCGTCCGTCCCGTCTGCTTTGTCTCTCCGTTTGTCAGCTTTGTCTGATCCCTGTCTATCCTTTTATCCATTCTGCCCGCCCATCTGCCCGCCCATTCGTCCCGTCCCG contains these protein-coding regions:
- the ligA gene encoding NAD-dependent DNA ligase LigA — encoded protein: MIRERIEELRRQLEYHNFRYYVENAPEISDFEFDTMMRELQDLERAHPEMADPNSPSVRVGSDITAEFRSVKHRFPMLSLGNTYSPDELHEFIERIEKETGPTEFVCELKFDGTAISLTYEHGRLLRAVTRGDGTQGDDVTANVRTVRTVPLRLRGDDWPDYFEIRGEILMPYASFDKINAEREAAGETLFANPRNAAAGTLKQQASAVVARRGLDCTLYQLAGDDLPFTNHWESLQKAREWGFKISDQMRICRSAEEIDAYIAHWDEARRELPFPTDGVVIKVNDFGVRRQLGFTAKAPKWAVAYKFKAEQALTRLDSVAFQVGRTGAITPVANLEPVLLAGTTVRRATLHNAEQMALLDIRPGDMVYVEKGGEIIPKITGVELSQRPADSRPFEYITVCPECGTPLVKYEGEAKHYCPNQGGCRPQIIGRIIHFIRRKAMDIEGLGEETVELLYENGLVRDVADLYDLQAPQLACLPRLGEKSADNIIRSIRGSVEVPFRRVLFGLGIRFVGETTAKYLAEHFRSLDAVMKATREELTEADEVGGRIADAIIEYFADEKNLAIIRRLRDAGVKFEAEARELASESLAGKSFVISGKFSNHSRDELKELIEIHGGRNLAAVSANVDYIVAGENMGPAKLKKAEKLGVKIISEEDFIAMIGSDEIPAANAAEKRTEGGAEGSAAHKDVAEPKLF
- a CDS encoding leucine-rich repeat domain-containing protein, with the protein product MTRFVPLLAFALLAACGLADDERDDKNKRVYITFADPAFEAYCLEHFDIDHDGRISRYEAQRVLKMDCPDRGIAHMWEIGEFSRLERLDCSGNDLTQLDLRKCTLLQTLDCSRNRIASLDLDGLRALLELNCADNALTLLDLKSAGALRLLDCSGNRLVTLDLRPCSDRLKADAGGNPPLTTVYCRASQSVSADGHTEIIVR